The Camelus dromedarius isolate mCamDro1 chromosome 25, mCamDro1.pat, whole genome shotgun sequence genome has a segment encoding these proteins:
- the LOC116150361 gene encoding C-type lectin domain family 2 member D11-like: MFCASLEAGLAQFETKEELNFLRRYKGAPDHWIGLSRESPRHVWKCTDSSAYNAPFAITGIGEYAYLSDNGISSARTYTERNWICSKTILSS, translated from the exons ATGTTCTGTGCCTCGTTAGAAGCTGGTCTTGCTCAGTTTGAAACCAAGGAGGAGCTG AATTTCCTGAGAAGATACAAAGGCGCTCCTGACCACTGGATCGGCCTTAGCAGAGAATCACCACGTCACGTTTGGAAGTGTACAGACAGCAGTGCATATAACGCCCC gTTTGCCATCACAGGGATTGGGGAATATGCCTATCTGAGTGACAACGGAATTAGCAGCGCCAGGACCTACACAGAAAGGAACTGGATTTGTAGCAAGACAATATTAAGTAGTTAG